From one Halosimplex rubrum genomic stretch:
- a CDS encoding response regulator, producing the protein MTAVIEDIAAATANAPASGDESIDVLCVDDDRDYLALVAAHLSEHDDLSVRTETAPADALDHLDAVDCVVSDYDMPGTDGLEFLSDVRERAPTLPFVLFTGSERADIAEGFPESTWTEFLRKNSPATTMSVLAGRIRRLVHHHRTMRTAERTLTAIEATGDGVAVVTPDGDFSFVNRVFASRFGAAPDDLLGRPWRECFPDDEVERLESTALETVRDDWQWTGGTVCETDGGDTFTAQTRVAGLDDGSLVFCLTGAGEE; encoded by the coding sequence ATGACAGCCGTGATAGAAGACATCGCTGCGGCGACCGCGAACGCGCCGGCGAGCGGCGACGAGTCGATCGACGTGCTCTGCGTCGACGACGACCGCGACTACCTGGCCCTGGTAGCGGCCCATCTCTCCGAACACGACGACCTGTCGGTCCGAACCGAGACTGCCCCCGCCGACGCGCTCGACCACCTCGACGCCGTCGACTGCGTCGTCAGCGACTACGACATGCCCGGGACGGACGGCCTCGAATTTCTCTCCGACGTGCGCGAACGGGCGCCGACGCTCCCGTTCGTCCTCTTCACCGGGTCCGAACGGGCCGACATCGCCGAGGGGTTCCCCGAGTCGACGTGGACCGAGTTCCTCCGGAAGAACAGCCCCGCGACCACGATGTCGGTCCTCGCCGGACGGATCCGACGGCTCGTCCACCACCACCGCACGATGCGGACCGCCGAGCGGACCCTGACCGCGATCGAGGCCACCGGCGACGGCGTCGCCGTCGTCACTCCCGACGGCGACTTCTCCTTCGTCAACCGCGTGTTCGCCAGCCGCTTCGGCGCCGCCCCCGACGACCTGCTCGGCCGGCCGTGGCGCGAGTGTTTCCCCGACGACGAGGTCGAACGGCTCGAATCCACCGCGCTGGAGACCGTCCGCGACGACTGGCAGTGGACCGGCGGCACCGTCTGCGAAACCGACGGCGGCGACACCTTCACTGCACAGACCCGCGTCGCCGGCCTCGACGACGGCTCGCTCGTCTTCTGTCTCACCGGCGCCGGCGAGGAGTAG
- a CDS encoding HalOD1 output domain-containing protein gives MQEPDEQISIDVIETIADVTGTDPLTMEPPLYEVVDTDALDALYESGATATVEFEYDGHSVVVDGDGTVTVDGAGGA, from the coding sequence GTGCAAGAGCCCGATGAGCAGATAAGCATCGACGTGATCGAGACGATAGCCGACGTGACCGGGACCGACCCGCTGACGATGGAGCCGCCGCTGTACGAGGTCGTGGACACGGACGCGCTGGACGCGCTCTACGAGAGCGGGGCGACCGCGACGGTGGAGTTCGAGTACGACGGACACAGCGTCGTCGTCGACGGCGACGGGACGGTCACCGTCGACGGCGCGGGAGGGGCCTGA
- a CDS encoding PAS domain S-box protein, whose protein sequence is MDAGSLLDAVTGWGVADRGSTTARGDPGRVPGRPSGVRPVLVAVAAVALAAAVAGVVAVDGVPSVRSVGPLVGLLGPGLLGLAASDDRDEGIAELVADVERVREGEDVTFETDREDGLGDLAEAVEGLARDLRECERERSLQERVIESAPVGITVADVTEPEEPLVAVNDRFEEVTGYDEAECLGRNCRFLQGEDTDEESVARLRRAIDAEEETTVELRNYRADGTEFWNRVRLAPVENDGGEVTHYVGFQEDVTDRVERAAELERQSSLLDSIFDQVPIHLYVKDREGRYERVSSAYIDEAYDWDPERVIGETDRDLFGDELAEESHADDLRVVETGEPIVGKEEYVPDVEEWNLTTKVPWRGADGEVRGLFGVSQKVTERKEHERELAQYREYTDDILDAIDDVFYVLDADGDLLRWNETLAEVTGYDDAEIAEMSAADFVVEADREAVERGIANIDEAAGVPLEGRFETKDGEVIPFEIVASPLENPDGERIVAGIARDISERKERERRLEAIVENTEDPIYIKDREGRYRFVNEAAAENFGKPPAAITGMSDDDLFDEETAADILSDDRRVVETGEPVSREVVRPIDGEERVYLDYKYPYRDEDGEIIGLMGISRDITERKAAEKKLRDRERRLQEYREYTEDILDAIDDVFYVFDGTGAIQRWNDAVAEVSGYDDAEIAEMHGTDFFPEYAHERVAEAIGSVFEGGEDRVDAPVVTSDGEEIPYEFVASRLENPDGDPVLVGVGRDISERKARERELRATKERMQKFIETSPVGVVATDPEGTVTLWNDAMEDIFGWSAEEVVGEPYPAVPDDREGDDEIRQRVLSGESFTQIERQRVRKDGERIDISLSTTPIRDDDGEVTEVVGYIEDITERKERERELAARSAAMEQSIDGMAILDAEGRYEFVNRAHAEVYGYDDPEAFLGETWELCYGDEAVERLEREVLPVLADEGEWRGEAAGLRADGSTFPQELSLTVLDDGRMVCVVRDITERRERQRELERTADLLGRAEKMADLGGWTVDIASGESRQVRWTDNLYDIWGVDGEEGPLTEGVLDLVRPDDREAHRDRIRRATEAGEPWDTEYRIRAGDGAERWIHSICEPVVEDGETVELRGSIQDVTDRKEREEELERTKDLLQQAGRIAAIGGWELDLTGAEPEMTWTDELYRLHGVPPDTDIDLESAVGFYHPDDREEIRDYFRRAVEVGESYDMEVRLGTDESLRWVRAIGEPVRDDDGEVVRVRGSIQDITEQKERELALESLHEATRDLLGVETDTETAELVVDTAQSVLDVAGVAVYLLDDSANHLDAVACSEGFDRLCDAAPVGAGAADSLLWNTYVTGTPTVFDDTGTVAESQVFGPEVSGGLLVPVGDHGVFVVATEDRAVGGPTRQLAETLVATTEAAFDRLASERTLRERDAELADQNARLRRQIGITDLIRRIDQSLIQAESREAIEAAVCDRLVESDDVAFAWIGGLDAAGERVEPSAWAGDGAEYLDAVDLALGGDEPAARTAAAETPTVVGNVVDDLQREPWRKAALAREFHSVVSVPLAFEEYFYGVLTVYASEPDDFGDLEREVFAELGENIAYSINAVETQRALHTDQRVELTLSFDAEEDVLGRLARAADCTVAFEGLAAHSESETGLFLTTAGAPVGAVTDALDALVSVRDFRLVGEPGAEGDGGSGGDDAGASALFEVTVDGDSLAAAFVRHGAGPRSIRAVPADIEAVVDVSAATDVRAFVEMLGETYPSVELTTRRTVDRSDDRERRAGSAFDALTDRQLEVLRTAYYAGFFEWPRTSTGEDVAEMLDVSQPTVNRHLRVGQQRLLDRLFEDHTASADAE, encoded by the coding sequence ATGGACGCTGGATCGCTCCTCGACGCCGTCACAGGCTGGGGCGTCGCGGACAGGGGGAGTACCACTGCCCGAGGGGATCCCGGACGCGTTCCGGGTCGACCGTCGGGCGTCCGTCCCGTACTCGTCGCGGTCGCCGCTGTCGCGCTCGCGGCGGCGGTCGCCGGGGTCGTCGCCGTCGACGGGGTGCCGTCGGTTCGGTCGGTCGGCCCGCTCGTCGGTCTCCTGGGGCCGGGCCTGCTCGGGCTCGCGGCGTCGGACGACCGCGACGAGGGGATCGCCGAACTGGTCGCGGACGTCGAGCGGGTCCGCGAGGGCGAAGACGTGACCTTCGAGACGGACCGCGAGGACGGCCTGGGGGACCTCGCCGAGGCCGTCGAGGGGCTGGCCCGAGACCTCCGCGAGTGCGAGCGCGAGCGGTCGCTGCAGGAACGCGTCATCGAGTCGGCGCCGGTCGGGATCACGGTCGCCGACGTGACCGAACCGGAGGAGCCGCTGGTCGCCGTCAACGACCGCTTCGAGGAGGTGACCGGCTACGACGAGGCGGAGTGTCTGGGTCGCAACTGCCGGTTCCTCCAGGGCGAGGATACCGACGAGGAATCGGTCGCGCGCTTGCGGCGGGCGATCGACGCCGAGGAGGAGACGACGGTCGAACTGCGCAACTACCGGGCCGACGGCACCGAGTTCTGGAACCGGGTCCGGCTGGCGCCCGTCGAGAACGACGGCGGCGAGGTAACTCACTACGTCGGCTTCCAGGAGGACGTGACCGACCGCGTCGAGCGGGCGGCCGAACTGGAACGGCAGTCGTCGCTGCTGGACTCCATCTTCGATCAGGTGCCGATCCACCTCTACGTCAAGGACCGCGAGGGCCGCTACGAGCGGGTCAGCAGCGCCTATATCGACGAGGCCTACGACTGGGACCCCGAGCGGGTGATCGGCGAGACGGACCGGGACCTCTTCGGCGACGAACTGGCCGAGGAGAGCCACGCGGACGACCTGCGCGTCGTCGAGACGGGCGAGCCCATCGTCGGCAAGGAGGAGTACGTGCCGGACGTCGAGGAGTGGAACCTGACGACGAAGGTTCCCTGGCGGGGCGCCGACGGGGAGGTCCGCGGGCTGTTCGGCGTCTCCCAGAAGGTCACCGAGCGCAAGGAGCACGAGCGCGAACTCGCGCAGTACCGCGAGTACACCGACGACATCCTCGACGCGATCGACGACGTGTTCTACGTGTTGGACGCCGACGGCGACCTGTTGCGGTGGAACGAGACGCTCGCCGAGGTGACCGGCTACGACGACGCCGAGATCGCCGAGATGAGCGCGGCCGACTTCGTCGTCGAGGCCGACCGTGAGGCGGTCGAACGCGGGATCGCGAACATCGACGAGGCCGCGGGCGTCCCGCTGGAGGGTCGCTTCGAGACGAAAGACGGTGAGGTGATCCCCTTCGAGATCGTCGCCTCGCCGCTGGAGAATCCGGACGGCGAACGGATCGTCGCGGGTATCGCCCGCGACATCTCCGAGCGCAAGGAGCGCGAGCGCCGACTGGAGGCCATCGTCGAGAACACCGAGGACCCGATCTACATCAAGGATCGCGAGGGGCGCTACCGGTTCGTCAACGAGGCAGCCGCCGAGAACTTCGGTAAACCGCCGGCGGCGATCACCGGAATGAGCGACGACGACCTCTTCGACGAGGAGACGGCCGCCGACATCCTGTCGGACGACCGGCGAGTCGTCGAAACCGGCGAGCCGGTCTCGCGGGAGGTCGTCCGACCGATCGACGGCGAGGAGCGGGTCTATCTCGACTACAAGTACCCCTACCGGGACGAGGACGGCGAGATCATCGGGCTGATGGGGATCAGCCGGGACATCACCGAGCGCAAGGCCGCCGAGAAGAAACTTCGCGATCGCGAGCGTCGCCTCCAGGAGTACCGCGAGTACACCGAGGACATCCTCGACGCCATCGACGACGTGTTCTACGTGTTCGACGGGACCGGCGCGATCCAGCGGTGGAACGACGCCGTCGCCGAGGTGAGCGGCTACGACGACGCCGAGATCGCCGAGATGCACGGGACGGACTTCTTCCCGGAGTACGCTCACGAGCGGGTGGCCGAGGCGATCGGGTCCGTCTTCGAGGGCGGCGAGGACCGCGTCGACGCGCCGGTGGTGACCAGCGACGGGGAGGAGATCCCATACGAGTTCGTCGCCTCCCGGCTGGAGAACCCCGACGGCGACCCCGTTCTCGTGGGCGTCGGCCGGGACATCTCCGAACGCAAGGCCCGCGAGCGGGAGCTTCGCGCCACCAAAGAGCGCATGCAGAAGTTCATCGAGACCTCGCCGGTGGGGGTAGTCGCGACCGACCCCGAGGGAACGGTCACGCTGTGGAACGACGCCATGGAGGACATCTTCGGCTGGTCGGCCGAGGAGGTGGTGGGCGAGCCCTACCCCGCGGTGCCCGACGACCGCGAGGGCGACGACGAGATCCGCCAGCGCGTCCTCTCGGGGGAGTCGTTCACACAGATCGAGCGCCAGCGCGTCCGGAAGGACGGCGAGCGCATCGACATCTCGCTGTCGACGACCCCGATCCGCGACGACGACGGCGAGGTCACCGAGGTCGTCGGCTACATCGAGGACATCACCGAGCGCAAGGAGCGCGAGCGGGAACTGGCCGCGCGGTCGGCGGCGATGGAGCAGTCCATCGACGGGATGGCGATCCTCGACGCCGAGGGCCGCTACGAGTTCGTCAACCGGGCCCACGCCGAGGTCTACGGCTACGACGACCCCGAGGCGTTCCTCGGGGAGACGTGGGAACTGTGCTACGGCGACGAGGCCGTCGAGCGCCTCGAACGGGAGGTGCTCCCCGTCCTCGCCGACGAGGGCGAGTGGCGCGGCGAGGCCGCGGGGCTGCGAGCCGACGGGTCGACGTTCCCCCAGGAGCTGTCGCTGACCGTCCTCGACGACGGACGGATGGTCTGCGTGGTCCGCGACATCACCGAGCGCAGGGAGCGCCAGCGCGAACTCGAACGGACGGCCGACCTGCTCGGTCGCGCCGAGAAGATGGCGGACCTGGGCGGCTGGACGGTCGACATCGCGAGTGGGGAATCCCGGCAGGTGCGGTGGACCGACAACCTCTACGACATCTGGGGGGTCGACGGCGAGGAGGGGCCGCTGACCGAGGGCGTGCTCGACCTCGTCCGTCCCGACGACCGCGAGGCCCACCGCGACCGGATCCGGCGGGCGACCGAGGCGGGCGAACCGTGGGACACCGAGTATCGGATCCGCGCCGGGGACGGCGCCGAGCGGTGGATCCACTCCATCTGCGAGCCCGTCGTCGAAGACGGCGAAACCGTCGAGCTGCGGGGGTCGATCCAGGACGTCACCGACCGAAAGGAGCGCGAGGAGGAGCTCGAACGGACGAAGGACCTGCTCCAGCAGGCCGGCCGCATCGCCGCCATCGGCGGCTGGGAGCTCGACCTGACCGGGGCGGAGCCGGAGATGACCTGGACCGACGAGCTCTACCGGCTCCACGGGGTCCCCCCGGACACGGACATCGACCTGGAGAGCGCCGTCGGGTTCTACCACCCCGACGACCGCGAGGAGATCCGCGATTACTTCCGGCGGGCGGTCGAGGTGGGCGAGAGCTACGACATGGAGGTGCGCCTGGGGACCGACGAGTCGCTCCGCTGGGTGCGCGCCATCGGCGAGCCCGTCCGCGACGACGACGGCGAGGTCGTCCGCGTCCGGGGCTCTATCCAGGACATCACCGAACAGAAGGAGCGCGAACTCGCCTTGGAGTCGCTCCACGAGGCGACGCGTGACCTCCTCGGCGTCGAGACCGACACCGAGACGGCCGAGCTCGTCGTCGACACCGCCCAGTCCGTGCTCGACGTGGCCGGCGTCGCCGTCTACCTGCTCGACGACAGCGCCAACCACCTCGACGCCGTCGCCTGCTCGGAGGGGTTCGACCGGCTCTGCGACGCCGCGCCGGTCGGCGCCGGCGCCGCCGACTCGCTGCTGTGGAACACCTACGTCACCGGGACGCCGACGGTGTTCGACGACACGGGGACCGTCGCCGAGTCGCAGGTGTTCGGGCCCGAGGTCAGCGGCGGGCTGCTCGTCCCGGTCGGCGACCACGGCGTGTTCGTCGTCGCCACCGAGGACCGGGCGGTCGGGGGGCCGACCCGCCAGCTCGCCGAGACGCTCGTCGCGACGACCGAGGCGGCCTTCGACCGGCTGGCCAGCGAGCGGACCCTGCGCGAGCGCGACGCCGAGCTCGCCGACCAGAACGCCCGCCTGCGCCGACAGATCGGGATCACCGACCTCATCCGGCGGATCGACCAGTCGCTCATCCAGGCCGAGTCCCGCGAGGCCATCGAGGCGGCGGTCTGCGACCGGCTCGTCGAGAGCGACGACGTGGCCTTCGCGTGGATCGGCGGCCTCGACGCCGCGGGCGAGCGCGTCGAACCGTCCGCCTGGGCCGGCGACGGCGCCGAGTACCTCGACGCGGTCGACCTCGCGCTCGGCGGGGACGAGCCCGCCGCCAGGACGGCCGCCGCCGAGACGCCGACGGTCGTCGGCAACGTCGTCGACGACCTCCAGCGCGAGCCCTGGCGCAAGGCCGCGCTCGCCCGGGAGTTCCACTCCGTCGTGAGCGTGCCCCTGGCCTTCGAGGAGTACTTCTACGGCGTGCTCACGGTGTACGCGTCGGAACCGGACGACTTCGGCGACCTCGAACGGGAGGTGTTCGCGGAGCTCGGCGAGAACATCGCGTACTCGATCAACGCCGTCGAGACCCAGCGGGCGCTGCACACCGACCAGCGGGTCGAACTCACCCTCTCGTTCGACGCCGAGGAGGACGTGCTGGGCCGGCTGGCCCGGGCCGCCGACTGCACCGTCGCGTTCGAGGGGCTGGCGGCCCACTCGGAGTCGGAGACCGGGCTGTTCCTCACGACCGCGGGCGCGCCGGTCGGGGCGGTGACCGACGCGCTGGACGCGCTCGTCTCCGTCCGGGACTTCCGGCTGGTCGGCGAGCCCGGGGCCGAGGGGGACGGCGGGAGCGGCGGGGACGACGCCGGGGCGAGCGCGCTGTTCGAAGTGACCGTCGACGGCGATTCGCTCGCCGCGGCGTTCGTCCGCCACGGCGCCGGCCCGCGGTCGATTCGAGCCGTCCCCGCGGACATCGAGGCGGTCGTCGACGTGTCCGCGGCGACGGACGTGCGGGCGTTCGTCGAGATGCTCGGCGAGACCTACCCCAGCGTCGAGCTGACGACCCGGCGGACCGTCGACCGCTCCGACGACCGCGAGCGCCGCGCCGGCTCGGCGTTCGACGCGCTCACCGACCGCCAGCTGGAGGTGCTGCGGACGGCCTACTACGCCGGCTTCTTCGAGTGGCCCCGCACCTCTACCGGCGAGGACGTGGCCGAGATGCTCGACGTGAGCCAGCCCACCGTCAACCGCCACCTCCGCGTCGGCCAGCAGCGCCTGCTCGACCGGCTCTTCGAGGACCACACCGCGTCCGCCGACGCGGAGTGA
- a CDS encoding class I SAM-dependent methyltransferase: MSDDASEESPDSSRERSPDDARNEWDPDSYDDHTGFVHEYGGPLVELLDPSPGERVLDLGCGTGHLTADIDERVGGSGVAVGVDASAQMVERARETYPDRRFDIADAREYAPDRSFDAAFSNAALHWIPRDDQPAVAERVAALLEPGGRFVAELGGTGNVADIADATLAELRERGHEADHPWYFPTVGEHTAVLEAAGFEVRLARLFDRPTELDGGPEGLANWLDVFGDSLFADLGDAETQAVVSAVEDRLRGDLFDADTGTWTADYRRLRFVAVRE, encoded by the coding sequence ATGTCCGACGACGCGTCCGAGGAGTCGCCCGACAGCTCACGCGAGCGCTCGCCCGACGACGCCCGCAACGAGTGGGACCCCGACTCGTACGACGACCACACCGGCTTCGTCCACGAGTACGGCGGCCCCCTCGTCGAGTTGCTCGACCCCAGCCCGGGCGAGCGCGTGCTGGACCTGGGCTGTGGCACCGGCCACCTCACCGCCGACATCGACGAGCGGGTCGGCGGGTCCGGGGTCGCGGTCGGCGTCGACGCCTCGGCCCAGATGGTCGAACGGGCCCGCGAGACGTACCCCGACCGCCGGTTCGACATCGCCGACGCCCGCGAGTACGCGCCCGACCGGTCGTTCGACGCCGCCTTCTCCAACGCGGCCCTGCACTGGATCCCCCGCGACGACCAGCCGGCCGTCGCCGAGCGCGTCGCGGCCCTGCTGGAGCCGGGTGGCCGATTCGTCGCCGAGCTGGGCGGGACGGGGAACGTGGCCGATATCGCCGACGCGACGCTCGCGGAGCTGCGCGAGCGCGGGCACGAGGCCGACCACCCGTGGTACTTCCCGACCGTCGGCGAGCACACCGCGGTGCTGGAGGCGGCTGGCTTCGAGGTCCGACTCGCGCGGCTGTTCGACCGGCCGACCGAACTGGACGGCGGACCCGAGGGGCTGGCGAACTGGCTCGACGTGTTCGGCGACTCGCTGTTCGCCGACCTGGGCGACGCGGAGACGCAAGCGGTCGTGTCGGCCGTCGAGGACCGCCTCCGGGGCGACCTGTTCGACGCCGACACCGGGACGTGGACCGCCGACTACCGACGCCTGCGGTTCGTCGCCGTCCGGGAGTAG
- a CDS encoding type IV pilin, with protein MTDGAPAIPTRPSPHSDRAATPVVGVVLLVGLTVLLASVAAATVGFESARPEPAPQARLDAELSATDGWPDGQRLRLVHEGGDTLAVAELAVVVAFERTGDRARLSGFPTRRLTDDHRRGADLFDRTFAGVDGALDSTHADGRWTAGETASIRVAQNELDVRPGDRAAVRVVHRPTGAQLLRTEVRAT; from the coding sequence GTGACCGACGGCGCTCCGGCGATACCGACTCGCCCGTCCCCCCACAGCGACCGCGCCGCGACGCCCGTCGTCGGCGTCGTCTTGCTGGTGGGGCTGACGGTCCTGCTCGCGTCGGTCGCCGCCGCGACCGTCGGGTTCGAGAGCGCTCGCCCGGAACCGGCCCCGCAGGCCCGTCTGGACGCCGAGCTATCGGCGACCGACGGTTGGCCGGACGGTCAGCGACTCCGTCTCGTCCACGAGGGCGGGGACACCCTGGCGGTCGCGGAGCTGGCCGTCGTCGTGGCGTTCGAGCGCACGGGCGATCGCGCGCGGCTCTCGGGCTTTCCGACCCGGCGGCTCACCGACGACCACCGCCGGGGTGCGGATCTGTTCGACCGGACCTTCGCGGGCGTCGACGGGGCGCTGGACTCGACCCACGCCGACGGTCGCTGGACGGCGGGCGAGACGGCCTCGATCCGGGTCGCGCAGAACGAACTCGACGTGCGACCGGGCGACCGGGCGGCGGTCCGGGTGGTCCACCGGCCGACCGGCGCGCAGTTACTCCGGACGGAGGTGCGAGCCACGTGA
- a CDS encoding hemolysin family protein, protein MGIPAAAWSQVIPAAQQTIDVFGNQIPKNSVAIAGTLLIVVLIGLSAFFSSSEIAMFSLPAHRIEALVENGRRGSKTLKALKDDPHRLLITILVGNNLVNIAMSSIATGLFGLYMSQGQAVFAATFGITAVVLLFGESAPKSYAVENSESWSLRIARPLKMAEYVLLPLIVLFDYLTRVVNKVTGGRSAIEESYVTREEIREMIETGEREGVLDEEEREMLQRTLRFNNTIAKEVMTPRLDMDAISTEASIDEAIEQCIHSGHARIPVYEGSLDNVIGVVNIRDLVRDRNYGEAGGDDLELEDIIQPTLHVPESKNVDDLLTEMRKERLHMVIVIDEFGTTEGLVTMEDLTEEIVGEILEGGEEEPIEYEGDDTVVVKGEVNIEEVNEALDIDIPEGEEFETIAGFIFNLAGRLVEEGEVIDYDGVEIAVEAVENTRIMKARVTRTDAYDPGDTSEDDEIEPDTDEAQPE, encoded by the coding sequence ATGGGTATACCCGCAGCGGCGTGGTCACAAGTGATCCCCGCCGCACAGCAGACGATCGACGTGTTCGGAAACCAGATCCCGAAGAACAGCGTTGCAATCGCTGGAACGCTCCTGATCGTCGTGCTGATCGGGCTGTCGGCGTTTTTCTCGTCCTCCGAGATCGCGATGTTCTCGCTCCCGGCCCACCGGATCGAGGCGCTCGTCGAGAACGGGCGCCGCGGTTCGAAGACGCTCAAGGCGCTCAAGGACGACCCCCACCGCCTGCTGATCACCATCCTCGTGGGGAACAACCTCGTCAACATCGCGATGTCTTCGATCGCCACCGGGCTGTTCGGCCTCTACATGAGTCAGGGCCAGGCGGTGTTCGCCGCGACGTTCGGGATCACGGCGGTCGTCCTGCTGTTCGGCGAGAGCGCGCCCAAGTCCTACGCCGTCGAGAACAGCGAGTCGTGGTCGCTGCGGATCGCCCGTCCGCTGAAGATGGCCGAGTACGTGCTGTTGCCGCTGATCGTCCTGTTCGACTACCTTACCCGGGTCGTCAACAAGGTGACCGGCGGCCGCTCGGCCATCGAGGAGTCCTACGTCACCCGCGAGGAGATCCGCGAGATGATCGAAACCGGCGAGCGCGAGGGCGTCTTAGACGAGGAGGAGCGCGAGATGCTCCAGCGCACGCTCCGGTTCAACAACACGATCGCCAAGGAGGTCATGACGCCGCGGCTCGACATGGACGCCATCTCGACCGAGGCCTCCATCGACGAGGCCATCGAGCAGTGCATCCACAGCGGCCACGCCCGCATTCCCGTCTACGAGGGCAGCCTCGACAACGTCATCGGCGTCGTCAACATCCGCGACCTCGTCCGCGACCGCAACTACGGCGAGGCCGGGGGCGACGACCTGGAACTGGAGGACATCATCCAGCCGACGCTGCACGTCCCCGAGTCGAAGAACGTCGACGACCTGCTGACCGAGATGCGCAAGGAACGGCTGCACATGGTCATCGTCATCGACGAGTTCGGGACGACCGAGGGGCTCGTGACGATGGAGGACCTCACCGAGGAGATCGTCGGCGAGATCCTCGAGGGCGGCGAGGAGGAGCCCATCGAGTACGAGGGCGACGACACCGTCGTCGTCAAGGGCGAGGTCAACATCGAGGAGGTCAACGAGGCGCTCGATATCGACATCCCCGAGGGCGAGGAGTTCGAGACCATCGCCGGGTTCATCTTCAACCTCGCCGGCCGCCTCGTCGAGGAGGGGGAAGTGATCGACTACGACGGCGTCGAGATCGCCGTCGAGGCCGTCGAGAACACCCGCATCATGAAGGCGCGGGTCACTCGAACCGACGCCTACGACCCGGGCGACACGTCCGAGGACGACGAGATCGAACCCGACACCGACGAGGCCCAACCCGAGTGA
- a CDS encoding IMPACT family protein: protein MSQREPYRTVAGRGETRFEVRGSEFIGHVAPARTVEAAEDFVAEVREAYVDATHNVPAYRVRADPFREWASDDGEPSGSAGDPALNVLQQEDIENVVAVVTRYYGGTNLGVGGLARSYSRAVKDGLDTAGTTTERPHETFAVTVDYDDSGTVRGILESESVKFDADYAERVAFDVRAPVDEGSALRDRIRSATSGRAEIDR from the coding sequence GTGAGCCAGCGCGAGCCATACCGGACCGTCGCCGGCCGCGGGGAGACCCGTTTCGAAGTCCGGGGATCGGAGTTTATCGGCCACGTCGCGCCCGCCCGGACGGTCGAGGCCGCCGAGGACTTCGTCGCCGAGGTCCGCGAGGCGTACGTCGACGCGACCCACAACGTCCCGGCCTACCGCGTCCGCGCTGACCCCTTCCGCGAGTGGGCCAGCGACGACGGCGAGCCCTCGGGGTCGGCGGGCGACCCCGCGCTGAACGTCCTCCAGCAGGAGGACATCGAGAACGTCGTCGCCGTCGTCACCCGCTACTACGGCGGCACCAACCTCGGCGTCGGCGGCCTCGCCCGCTCCTATTCGCGCGCGGTCAAGGACGGCCTCGACACCGCCGGCACGACCACCGAGCGCCCCCACGAGACTTTCGCCGTCACCGTCGACTACGACGATTCGGGCACCGTCAGAGGGATTCTGGAGAGCGAGTCCGTCAAGTTCGACGCCGACTACGCCGAGCGGGTCGCCTTCGACGTGCGCGCCCCCGTCGACGAGGGGAGCGCGCTGCGCGACCGGATCCGCAGCGCCACCAGCGGCCGGGCCGAGATCGACCGGTAG
- a CDS encoding 2Fe-2S iron-sulfur cluster-binding protein: protein MTRDSDVTDHARLTVETPDGERRELTASQGAVLRDALLAAGLSPHGRYARRVNCGGRGLCATCGVRLAEPPDPDHWHDDLADRFGYPRLSCQLRVRDGMAVKLLDKRVWGTRVSDGDPTAAPPSGDGDGGE from the coding sequence GTGACCCGGGACTCCGACGTGACCGACCACGCCCGACTCACGGTCGAGACGCCGGACGGCGAGCGCCGCGAACTGACCGCGAGCCAGGGGGCGGTCCTCCGGGACGCCCTGCTGGCGGCCGGACTCTCCCCGCACGGCCGCTACGCCCGGCGGGTCAACTGCGGCGGGCGCGGCCTCTGTGCGACCTGCGGCGTCCGCCTCGCCGAGCCGCCCGACCCCGACCACTGGCACGACGACCTGGCCGACCGCTTCGGCTATCCCAGGCTCTCCTGCCAGCTCCGCGTCCGCGACGGGATGGCGGTGAAACTGCTCGACAAGCGGGTGTGGGGAACCCGTGTGAGCGACGGCGACCCGACGGCGGCGCCACCGTCTGGAGACGGCGACGGCGGCGAGTAA
- a CDS encoding amino acid-binding protein: MSEDGGSDEEATFDAIMEKFADSPSQQAVIRLLLERGFSVNDEGRVVSGGIEIPNTGIAREVDVDRRVVDATTDAILDDDQLRRIFQNISAIPSLMDLAPVLDLSALAITVRDAEESGIVATVTGAIADRGLSIRQTISEDPEFTDQPKLYVITDGTIPGDLLTEIRDMPFVHKIELR; the protein is encoded by the coding sequence ATGAGCGAGGACGGGGGCTCCGACGAGGAGGCCACCTTCGACGCGATCATGGAGAAGTTCGCCGACTCGCCCAGCCAGCAGGCGGTCATCCGCCTGCTGCTCGAACGGGGGTTCTCCGTCAACGACGAGGGCCGAGTGGTCTCGGGCGGCATCGAGATCCCCAACACCGGCATCGCCCGCGAGGTCGATGTCGACCGCCGGGTCGTCGACGCCACCACCGACGCCATCCTCGACGACGACCAGCTACGCCGGATCTTCCAGAACATCTCGGCCATCCCGAGCCTGATGGATCTCGCCCCCGTCCTCGATCTGTCGGCGCTGGCGATCACGGTGCGGGACGCCGAGGAGTCGGGCATCGTCGCGACCGTCACCGGCGCCATCGCCGACCGCGGCCTCTCCATCCGCCAGACCATCAGCGAGGACCCCGAGTTCACCGACCAGCCCAAGCTGTACGTCATCACCGACGGGACGATCCCCGGGGACCTGCTGACGGAGATCCGCGACATGCCGTTCGTCCACAAGATCGAGCTGCGGTGA